The proteins below are encoded in one region of Alistipes communis:
- a CDS encoding adenosylcobalamin-dependent ribonucleoside-diphosphate reductase gives MSAKTTPKGLKEVTYNDAVARSKEYFGGDELAATVWVSKYALKDSFGHIYESSPEDMHHRIAAEIERIEKNYPNPLSRDEIFALLDHFRYVIPQGGPMTGIGNNLQIASLSNCFVIGHKKPADSYGGIIRMDEEQVQIMKRRGGVGHDLSHLRPTGSPVLNSALTSTGIVPFMERYSNSTREVAQDGRRGALMLTISIKHPDAERFIDAKVDTSKVTGANVSVKIDDEFMRAAIAGKPYHQQFPIDAEKPMYEQDIDARALWKKIIHNAWKSAEPGVLFWDTILRESIPDCYADEGFNTVSTNPCGEIPLCPYDSCRLLALNLYSYVDKPFTAEASFDFSKFRDHVGKAMRMMDDIIDLELEKVEQIIAKIDADPEEADIRYVESNLWKKVREMALKGRRTGLGITAEGDMIAALGMRYGSDKAVAFAVEVHKTLALAAYGASVEMAEERGAFPLYDAARELDNPMIARIREADPALYERMVKSGRRNIAMLTIAPTGTTSLMSQTTSGIEPVFRPVYKRRRKINPSDHNVKVAFVDDTGERFEEFYVFHHNFVEWARVNGHDTSTLATISDAELEKLVAASPYHKATANDIDWVAKVKMQGAIQKWVDHSISVTVNLPNEVSEELVADVYRTAWECGCKGVTVYRDGCREGVLLDKKQKKKGGDKGAADGSLKRPKSLPADIVRFKNGQEEWIAFVGLMDGRPYEIFTGKLEEDALYIPRKITKGNIIKVREADGKKRYDFQYTDRYGYTNTVGGISRLFDEEFWNYAKLISGVLRHGMPIDNVVSLIESLHLNSETINTWKNGVERALKQYIVDGTKSKEKCPSCGQETLVYQNGCLTCVSCGYSKCG, from the coding sequence ATGTCAGCAAAAACCACCCCGAAAGGGCTCAAAGAGGTAACCTATAACGATGCCGTGGCACGATCGAAGGAGTACTTCGGCGGCGACGAACTGGCGGCGACGGTATGGGTTTCGAAATACGCCCTCAAAGATTCGTTCGGCCATATTTACGAAAGCTCGCCCGAAGATATGCACCACCGTATCGCCGCCGAGATCGAACGCATCGAGAAGAACTATCCCAACCCTCTGTCGCGCGACGAGATCTTCGCGCTGCTCGACCACTTCCGCTACGTCATCCCGCAGGGCGGCCCGATGACCGGTATCGGCAACAATCTGCAAATCGCTTCGCTGTCGAACTGCTTCGTCATCGGCCACAAGAAGCCCGCCGACTCCTACGGCGGCATCATCCGCATGGACGAGGAGCAGGTGCAGATCATGAAACGGCGCGGCGGCGTGGGACACGATCTCTCGCACCTGCGCCCCACGGGCAGTCCCGTGCTCAACTCGGCGCTCACGTCGACGGGTATCGTCCCCTTCATGGAGCGTTACTCCAACTCGACGCGCGAGGTGGCGCAGGACGGCCGCCGCGGTGCGCTGATGCTGACCATCTCGATCAAGCACCCCGACGCCGAGCGCTTCATCGACGCCAAGGTGGACACGTCGAAGGTGACGGGCGCCAACGTCTCGGTCAAGATCGACGACGAGTTCATGCGCGCGGCCATCGCCGGCAAACCCTACCACCAGCAGTTCCCCATCGACGCCGAGAAACCGATGTACGAGCAGGATATAGACGCCCGAGCGCTGTGGAAGAAGATCATCCACAACGCATGGAAATCGGCCGAACCGGGCGTACTGTTCTGGGATACGATCCTGCGCGAAAGCATCCCCGACTGCTATGCCGACGAAGGGTTCAACACCGTCTCGACCAATCCGTGCGGCGAAATTCCGCTCTGCCCCTACGACTCGTGCCGTCTGCTGGCGCTGAATCTTTACAGCTACGTCGACAAACCCTTCACCGCGGAGGCGTCGTTCGATTTCTCAAAATTCCGCGACCACGTGGGCAAGGCCATGCGCATGATGGACGACATCATCGACCTGGAACTGGAAAAGGTCGAGCAGATCATCGCCAAGATCGACGCCGACCCCGAAGAGGCCGATATCCGCTACGTGGAGAGCAACCTCTGGAAAAAAGTGCGCGAAATGGCACTCAAAGGCCGCCGCACCGGCCTGGGCATCACCGCCGAAGGCGACATGATCGCCGCGCTGGGGATGCGCTACGGTTCGGACAAAGCGGTCGCATTCGCCGTCGAGGTGCACAAAACCCTGGCCCTGGCTGCCTACGGCGCATCGGTCGAGATGGCCGAAGAACGCGGGGCCTTCCCGCTCTACGACGCCGCGCGCGAGCTCGACAACCCGATGATCGCCCGCATCCGCGAGGCCGATCCGGCGCTCTACGAGCGGATGGTCAAGTCGGGACGCCGCAACATCGCCATGCTGACGATCGCCCCCACGGGTACCACGTCGCTCATGAGCCAGACGACGTCGGGCATCGAACCGGTCTTCCGTCCCGTCTACAAACGCCGCCGCAAGATCAACCCGTCGGATCACAACGTCAAGGTCGCCTTCGTGGACGACACGGGCGAGCGGTTCGAAGAGTTCTACGTCTTCCACCACAACTTCGTGGAATGGGCGCGCGTGAACGGCCACGATACCTCGACGCTCGCTACGATCTCCGACGCCGAGCTGGAGAAACTCGTCGCCGCGTCGCCCTACCACAAGGCGACGGCCAACGACATCGACTGGGTGGCCAAGGTCAAGATGCAGGGCGCGATCCAGAAGTGGGTCGACCACTCGATCTCGGTGACGGTCAACCTTCCCAACGAGGTGAGCGAGGAGTTGGTGGCCGACGTCTACCGCACGGCCTGGGAATGCGGCTGCAAGGGCGTCACGGTCTACCGCGACGGCTGCCGCGAAGGCGTGCTGCTGGACAAGAAACAGAAGAAGAAAGGGGGCGACAAAGGCGCTGCCGACGGATCGCTCAAACGTCCGAAGTCACTGCCTGCGGACATCGTGCGGTTCAAGAACGGACAGGAGGAGTGGATCGCCTTCGTGGGCCTGATGGACGGCCGTCCCTACGAGATCTTCACCGGTAAACTCGAAGAGGACGCCCTCTACATCCCGCGCAAGATCACCAAAGGCAACATCATCAAGGTGCGCGAGGCCGACGGCAAGAAGCGCTACGATTTCCAATACACCGACCGCTACGGCTACACGAATACCGTGGGAGGCATTTCGCGTCTGTTCGACGAGGAGTTCTGGAACTACGCCAAGCTCATCTCCGGCGTGCTGCGGCACGGTATGCCCATCGACAACGTGGTATCGCTCATCGAGTCGCTGCATCTTAACAGCGAGACGATCAACACGTGGAAGAACGGCGTGGAGCGAGCGCTGAAACAGTATATCGTCGACGGCACCAAATCCAAGGAGAAGTGCCCGAGCTGCGGACAGGAGACGCTCGTCTACCAGAACGGCTGTCTCACGTGCGTCTCGTGCGGCTATTCGAAGTGCGGTTGA
- a CDS encoding META domain-containing protein, producing MQTRNRFRPLCLLLLLAAASACCPCRKYQKLYGAPLVGTRWLLIQLDGEEVANSDGRFSLRFEDAKRLSGRGGCNRYSASCDTEAGGHLRVGPIASTRMTCPEAQRERAFFAMLRSAVRYELDAKMLILSDSIGVRAVFQAAEEDQNTKNQKIN from the coding sequence ATGCAAACCCGCAACCGCTTCCGTCCGCTTTGTCTGCTCCTGCTGCTGGCCGCAGCTTCGGCCTGCTGCCCCTGCCGCAAATACCAGAAACTCTACGGCGCGCCGCTCGTCGGTACTCGCTGGCTGCTCATCCAGCTCGACGGCGAGGAGGTCGCCAATTCCGACGGACGCTTCTCGCTCCGCTTCGAAGACGCCAAACGATTGAGCGGACGAGGCGGCTGCAACCGCTACTCGGCCTCGTGCGACACGGAGGCGGGCGGACATCTGCGCGTCGGCCCGATCGCCTCGACACGGATGACCTGCCCCGAAGCGCAGCGCGAACGGGCCTTCTTCGCCATGCTGCGCAGCGCCGTGCGCTACGAGCTGGACGCCAAGATGCTCATACTGAGCGACAGCATCGGCGTCCGTGCGGTATTCCAGGCCGCAGAAGAGGATCAGAACACTAAAAATCAAAAGATTAACTGA
- a CDS encoding RidA family protein, whose translation MQKKVIASPLAPKAVGPYSQAIAAGTTLYVSGQLPIDAATGLMAEGIEAQTQRALENISAILAEAGYALSDVVKTTVLLQDIGDFAAMNGVYATYFTGALPARVCYEVARLPMGARVEIDAVAVKA comes from the coding sequence ATGCAGAAAAAAGTCATTGCTTCGCCGCTGGCCCCCAAGGCCGTCGGCCCCTATTCGCAGGCGATTGCCGCGGGTACCACATTGTATGTATCGGGACAGTTGCCCATCGACGCCGCGACGGGCCTGATGGCCGAGGGCATCGAGGCGCAGACGCAGCGGGCGCTCGAGAACATTTCGGCCATTCTCGCCGAGGCGGGGTATGCGCTGTCGGATGTGGTGAAGACCACCGTCCTGTTGCAGGACATCGGGGATTTCGCCGCGATGAACGGCGTTTACGCCACCTATTTCACCGGCGCGCTGCCGGCGCGCGTCTGTTACGAGGTGGCGCGTCTGCCGATGGGTGCGCGCGTCGAGATCGACGCCGTGGCGGTCAAGGCTTGA
- a CDS encoding sulfatase, with product MKPVRKSLVGLSLLAPAAVLAKDDKPNIVFFLVDDMGWVDSSVAYGEEVYPNNLRFHTPNMDRLAREGVILTSAYACPVSTPTRTSLLTGMNAAHTGITNWTSTMRDTPSDATGGAVAMETGQIEENTGDRLIRPEWNINGMSPAPGVAHTQYATPLPQLLKDAGYFTIHVGKAHWASAGTPGASPYNMGFVVNVSGNVAGMPRSYQSEENYGNTPEKWNMLAVQNMTEYYGTGVHLTEALTREALKTLEYPIRHGEPFFLYMAHYATHTPIQPDKRFIQKYLDAGMDKGQARYASMVEGVDKSLGDLLDYLKEMGVEKNTVVVFMTDNGGNSENKQKGGVLHTQNKPLREGKGSCYEGGVRVPLMFRWPGRVAPNTRVNTPVIVEDLFPTLLEVAGVRNPRVVQAVDGESLVKLVTKGSEIAAKAAARGEIASQAEANRLVIPAEVSGLDPERVLVLHYPHKWKPYDLADIDYLSAVRKGDWKLVYRMQTGELELYDLSTDLGEQRNLAAEHPEKVKELAAELGSRLRGWKAPMPTVRRTGKPVAMPDELTN from the coding sequence ATGAAACCTGTCCGAAAATCATTGGTGGGCCTGTCGCTGCTGGCCCCTGCCGCTGTCTTGGCGAAAGACGACAAACCCAACATCGTCTTTTTTCTCGTGGACGATATGGGCTGGGTGGACAGCTCGGTCGCTTACGGCGAGGAGGTCTATCCGAACAATCTGCGGTTCCATACGCCCAACATGGATCGGCTGGCTCGCGAGGGCGTTATCCTGACCAGCGCCTATGCCTGTCCGGTCTCGACGCCGACGCGCACCAGCCTGCTCACGGGCATGAACGCCGCCCATACGGGCATCACCAACTGGACGTCGACGATGCGCGACACGCCCAGCGACGCTACGGGCGGCGCCGTAGCGATGGAGACGGGACAGATCGAGGAGAATACGGGGGACAGACTGATCCGTCCGGAATGGAACATCAACGGCATGAGTCCCGCTCCGGGCGTGGCGCATACGCAGTACGCCACACCGCTGCCGCAGCTGCTCAAGGATGCGGGCTATTTCACCATTCACGTGGGCAAGGCGCACTGGGCGTCGGCCGGTACGCCGGGAGCCAGTCCCTACAACATGGGCTTCGTCGTCAACGTTTCGGGCAACGTGGCCGGAATGCCGCGCAGTTACCAGAGCGAGGAGAATTACGGCAATACGCCCGAAAAGTGGAACATGCTGGCCGTGCAGAACATGACCGAGTATTACGGTACGGGCGTGCACCTGACCGAAGCGCTCACGCGCGAGGCGCTCAAAACGCTCGAATATCCCATCCGGCACGGCGAGCCCTTCTTCCTCTATATGGCGCACTATGCCACCCATACGCCGATCCAGCCCGACAAACGCTTCATACAGAAGTATCTCGATGCGGGCATGGACAAGGGGCAGGCGCGTTATGCCTCGATGGTCGAAGGTGTGGACAAGAGCCTCGGCGACCTGCTCGACTATCTGAAAGAGATGGGGGTCGAGAAGAATACGGTCGTCGTCTTCATGACCGACAACGGCGGCAACAGCGAAAACAAGCAGAAGGGCGGCGTGCTGCACACGCAGAACAAACCGCTGCGCGAAGGCAAGGGGTCGTGCTACGAGGGAGGCGTCCGCGTGCCGCTCATGTTCCGCTGGCCGGGCCGCGTCGCACCGAACACGCGCGTGAATACGCCCGTGATCGTCGAAGACCTCTTCCCGACGCTCCTCGAAGTGGCCGGCGTGCGCAATCCGCGCGTCGTGCAGGCGGTGGACGGCGAGAGTCTGGTGAAACTGGTCACGAAGGGTTCCGAGATCGCGGCGAAGGCTGCGGCCCGGGGCGAGATCGCATCGCAGGCGGAGGCCAACCGGCTGGTGATCCCCGCCGAGGTGTCGGGCCTCGATCCCGAACGGGTGCTGGTGCTGCACTATCCCCACAAGTGGAAGCCCTACGATCTGGCGGACATCGACTACCTGAGCGCCGTGCGCAAGGGGGACTGGAAACTCGTCTACCGGATGCAGACCGGCGAACTGGAACTTTACGACCTGTCGACCGATCTGGGCGAGCAGCGCAACCTCGCTGCCGAACATCCCGAAAAGGTGAAGGAGCTGGCTGCCGAGCTCGGCAGCAGGCTGCGCGGCTGGAAGGCGCCGATGCCCACGGTGCGCCGCACGGGCAAGCCCGTCGCAATGCCCGATGAATTGACGAATTAG
- a CDS encoding DUF4186 domain-containing protein yields the protein MDQNRKEYLMQASPFEALFARLAQSDFRSRFRLGSEEVACIERRGMAVIRRHAEDFVRRRLAPAFIPNDGRQTPMRGHPVFIAQHATACCCRGCLAKWHAIPAGRELTAREQRYVVEVLMAWIERQSAR from the coding sequence ATGGACCAAAACCGTAAGGAGTATCTGATGCAGGCATCTCCGTTCGAGGCGCTTTTCGCGCGGTTGGCGCAGTCCGATTTCCGCAGCCGGTTCCGTCTGGGGTCCGAAGAGGTCGCCTGTATCGAACGCAGGGGAATGGCGGTCATCCGCCGTCATGCCGAAGATTTCGTGCGTCGGCGGCTCGCGCCGGCGTTTATTCCCAACGACGGCAGGCAGACGCCCATGCGGGGGCACCCCGTTTTCATCGCTCAGCATGCCACAGCCTGCTGCTGCCGCGGTTGTCTGGCTAAGTGGCATGCGATCCCTGCCGGTCGGGAGCTGACCGCACGGGAACAGCGATATGTCGTGGAGGTCTTGATGGCATGGATCGAACGGCAGTCGGCGCGGTGA
- a CDS encoding RNA polymerase sigma factor has product MNVQVVSDQKLLNCYLSGDRNAISQLIERHSRRVRDYIQMMVKDGDVADDIFQETFIKAVRVIDEGRYTDNGRFLSWILRIAHNQVIDHFRAQKQNRQLNEAEAGYDVLGTLRLAERTVEDEIVCEQIASDVRRMVELLPDEQREVVMMRYYSGLSFKEIAEQTGVSINTALGRMRYALINLRKMIKEKNLILS; this is encoded by the coding sequence ATGAACGTTCAAGTAGTAAGTGATCAGAAATTGCTTAATTGCTACCTTTCGGGCGACCGGAATGCTATTTCCCAATTGATCGAACGCCACAGCCGTCGTGTCCGCGACTATATCCAGATGATGGTCAAGGACGGCGATGTCGCAGACGATATTTTCCAAGAGACCTTTATCAAAGCCGTGCGCGTCATCGACGAGGGCCGCTATACCGACAACGGGCGGTTTCTCTCGTGGATTCTGCGCATCGCGCACAACCAGGTGATCGACCACTTCCGCGCCCAGAAACAGAACCGGCAGCTCAACGAGGCCGAAGCCGGTTACGACGTATTGGGTACGTTGCGGCTGGCGGAACGCACCGTCGAAGACGAAATCGTCTGCGAGCAGATCGCCAGCGATGTCCGCCGCATGGTGGAGCTGCTGCCCGACGAGCAGCGCGAGGTGGTGATGATGCGCTACTATTCGGGCCTAAGTTTCAAGGAGATCGCCGAACAGACCGGTGTCAGCATCAACACGGCGCTGGGGCGTATGCGGTACGCGCTGATCAATCTTCGGAAAATGATCAAGGAAAAAAACCTGATTTTAAGTTAG
- a CDS encoding cation diffusion facilitator family transporter — MTERTLGREQAIYRVTWIGFAVNLVLSAGKLAAGIWGHSAAMVADAIHSVSDFATDLVVLLFVRVSAKPRDDDHDYGHGKYETLATLIIGVALAGVGIKLLWSGGTAIRDFTRGLLPTQPGVVALWAAVVSIVAKEALYRYTARVGRRVNSPSVVANAWHHRSDALSSVGTLVGIGCAYFLGGGWRLADPAAAIVVALLILRVAWQLMKMGMDELLEKSLPREQEEHILSLIAADPAVASPHNLRTRRIGQNIAVEVHIRVDGAMTVTESHRLTVDIERRLRDAYGEGTIVSIHVEPRKQPPLNESK; from the coding sequence ATGACAGAACGAACCCTCGGCCGCGAACAGGCCATCTACCGCGTCACATGGATCGGTTTCGCAGTCAATCTGGTACTGAGCGCCGGGAAACTTGCCGCAGGTATCTGGGGACACAGCGCGGCCATGGTGGCCGACGCCATCCATTCGGTGTCGGACTTCGCCACCGATCTGGTGGTGCTGCTCTTCGTGCGCGTTTCGGCCAAACCGCGCGACGACGACCACGACTACGGCCACGGGAAATACGAAACGCTGGCCACGCTCATCATCGGCGTAGCGCTTGCAGGCGTGGGAATCAAGCTGTTGTGGAGCGGAGGCACAGCGATCCGCGACTTCACGCGAGGCCTCCTTCCGACACAGCCGGGCGTCGTGGCGCTGTGGGCGGCCGTCGTATCGATCGTCGCCAAAGAAGCGCTCTATCGCTACACGGCGCGCGTCGGCCGAAGGGTCAACAGCCCCTCGGTCGTGGCCAACGCATGGCATCACCGCAGCGACGCGCTCTCGTCGGTAGGCACGCTCGTCGGAATCGGCTGCGCCTATTTCCTGGGCGGCGGCTGGCGGCTGGCAGACCCCGCGGCGGCGATCGTCGTGGCGCTGCTGATCCTGCGCGTGGCGTGGCAGCTGATGAAAATGGGGATGGACGAACTGCTCGAAAAATCGCTGCCCCGCGAGCAGGAGGAACACATCCTGTCGTTGATCGCGGCCGATCCGGCCGTCGCGTCGCCGCATAACCTGCGCACGCGGCGTATCGGGCAGAACATCGCCGTCGAGGTGCATATCCGCGTCGACGGCGCGATGACGGTCACCGAATCGCACCGGCTCACCGTCGACATCGAGCGGCGGCTGCGCGACGCCTACGGGGAAGGGACGATCGTCTCGATCCATGTCGAACCCCGCAAACAGCCGCCGCTCAACGAATCGAAGTAA